The region CTTGGTTTGTGGACCGCGTTTTGTTTGGACCAACTCTTCGGGTTTGGGCTTCCGCTCTCCTTTGACGCGAGGCCGACCGGTGCCGGAATACTTGGGCGGCGAGTGATACAAATTCACGTTGCCGTAGAACCGTCCTACGAACGTCAATTGGGGGCGATAGGCATGAGCGAATCGCGTCATCTCGTGTGTGGAGACTGTCCATCACCAGTCAAAACAAAGCGACGCTCGGGAAACCATCCCAGCATTCGGCGGGCTGTCGGCTCGGTGAACGCAGGCGAGAATCGCCCCACCAAATCCTCAGCCGCTTGGGGGGCAAGTATAAGGGAAACGATTGGCCACGCAATCGAGGCGGAGTCTGCGGATCGTGGTTGACGACCTGTCAACACAAGCCATGCATGATGCATGAATTTCGTCACTATCCGACATCGAATGTCCAAGAATTCGCAGGGCAGACTGCATTGAACAATATTCCTGTGAGTTCACAAAAGTTCTGTACACTCCCTTCCTAGATCAGTTACTCTAAAGCACCCATCCGATGATTTTCCGTCAGCGAAATCAGACAAGGCGGATTGCCGCCCATCGCGAGGAACGATTGATGCTTTTGTTTCATTGGCTCGAGCAACTCGCCGTCCGTTTCCATAGTTTCACGCTGCGATCTCGTGCGAAGCATCTGCGACGACACTCACGGATTCGTCGACCGCTGGATGTGGCGACCGAACGGTTGGAAGACCGCACGCTGCTCACGACGCTTGTGGAAATCAATTCCGGCACACTCACCATCACAGACGACGCGGGTGGCAATTCGAACGACGACCTGACAATCAGCCACTCCGGCGGCACCTACACGATTGTCGACAATGGCGGGTTGACGATTGATGTCTCCAGCATCTTTGGAGCCACGGGCAGCGGGACAAGCACTGTCACCGTTCCGGATGCGGGCGTGACGGGCATCGAGTTCGCTCTCCTCGGCGGCAACGACACCGTCGCCGTAACCAGTGTTCAAACCGGTTTGACAGGCGGCTTGACCGTCAACGGCGGAGACGGCGACAACACGCTCACCTTTACAGGGGTGACGGTGGAGGGGAACGTCAATATCATAACCGAAGACGGGGTGGATGACGTCCTTCTGGACGGCCTCACTGTCACCGGCAACCTCTCAGTGTCGCTCGGTGGGGGCGACGACACGCTCTTCATCAACCACGACGCGGCTACCAGTTTGTACAGCGGCATCGCAGACCTCGACCTTGGCGATGACAACGATTCGATGCGTATCGATTCCGCCATTGGGGGAGAAGTCACCTTTGAAAGTGATCTCACAATCGACCTCGGCGAAGGCGATCAGACCCTCAACCTGTTCAATGAGCGGTTCGTCGTCGAAGGGAATTTCACCCTGCGGGCGGGTAGCGGCAACAACATCACGCCGCTTGCTAATTCGATCCGACCTTCCGTCGTTGGCGATGTCAGCTTCTTGTTCGGCGACGGCGATAATCGGATTAACTATGCAGGTAGCGTGGGCGGCCGGCTGATTTATCGGGCTGGCAACGGGAACAACGACATCGTCCTCACTGAGACAATTGCTAGCGGAGGACAGACCGAGTACGTCGTCGATATCCGCACCGGCAGTGGCGACGACACGTTCACCCTGGCGGGCACGACCGGAGCCGTCATCTCTGGATGCGTCCTCCTGGATGGGGGGACTAACGTCTTCGACCAGAGTAATTGGACACTCGACAGCGACTGGACCCTCGTCACGAGCGGACCGGCGAACATGCCGGAAATTAGCCTTGCGGGCGACACGCTTGTCGTCGAAGACGCCGTCGCCAGTGACAGCTCGCTCAGCATTCAATCAGACACGACGAACAGTCAGTTCGTAATTCACGATCCGAATAATATGCTTTGCACGATCGTGCCCGGGTCCACCGGAAGCGGGACCAATACAGTCACGATTCCGTTTGGTGCAATCACCAACATCCTCATCAATACACTCGATGGCGACGATGAATTAACAGTCGACCTCTCGCTCGGTAATTTCGCGGTTCCGATTGAATACAACGGCGGAACGCAGAGTACGGCGGCTGGCGACACGCTGAACATCACCGGCGGCACGGTCACCACAGCCGTCTTCAACTACACGAACGCCAACGACGGTGATATTTCGTTGGACGGCAACACGATCACTTACACGGGGTTGGAGCCCATCGATTCGAGCGTGAACGCGGATAACCTGATCTTCACGTTCAACGGTGGCAATGAGGTGATCGATGTGACGAATTCCGGCACGGCCGGTCGGACCACGATCAACTCCAACTTGGGAGAGATGACGACGTTCGACAACCCAGGCGAGTCACTTACGATTAACGCCGGTAGCGGCGACGACGGCATCAATGTGTTGAGTTTTGGCAGCGGCTATGACGCAGCGCTGACGATCAACGGTGGCGGTGAGGACGACACGGTCAACGTGAACACATCGCTGACGCTGGGATCGGCCGCACCGGGGAACACCGGAAATCTGACGATCAATGCCAGTGAAATCACCGTCGGCCTGAGTGCGGCCATCAATACCGCTGCCGCCACGGCGAACGGCCAACCGGGGAACGTCACCTTCAATGCCTCCGACAACATTGCTCTGTTTTTCAACACATCGATCACCACGGACGACGGTACGATCAACTTCGACGCGGCTGGTGGACCGGGGGCATCCTCCGCGATTGACATCAACGGCGACCTGACGACGACAGGGACTGGCGATATCACGCTCTCCGCAAACTCAAGTGGGACCGCTGCGGGAGACTTCATCGGAGTCAATATCAATAACACCCAAGTCAGTGCGACCGGATCGGGAAGTGTGATGATTTCCGGCCAAGGTGGCGACGCTAGCACCGACGAGCAGATCGGCGTCCTCGTTCGATCCGGGGGCGGAATTTCCAGCGGAAGCGGTTCGATCACAATTGACGGCCAGGGCGGCGGAAGTGGTTCAGGGAATCGAAATTACGGTTTCCGACTCCATCAAGTTGGCTCGATGCTGACGACAACAGGTGGGTCGGTTTCGATCACCGGGGAAGGCGGAAGCACCACGGGCAGCAACAACAAAGGTATTCTCATTGACGTGCTAACTTCGATCGGCGTGGGAGGCACCGGGGCGCTCGAACTGATCGGAACCGGCGGCAGCGGAACTCATCAAAATGCCGGTGTCGAAATGTTGGCCGATTCCGTCGTGACCGTGGCCGATGGAAATCTCGACATCACTGGCATTGGCAACAACGCTCCCGATGTGATCTTCGACGACGGTAGCACGGCATCGACCGCTGGCGATGTGACCGTGACAGGGAACGGGACGGAATTTATCGCGACGGCCGCCGGAGTGGCGTCGATGACTCACATTGCCGGGAATATCGTGACACTCAACGGTGTGGTGGCTCCTGGCGGATCGCCTGGACAATTGCTGGTCACCGGGGCGTTCACGCTCTCCGCGACGGATACGCTCGAGGTCGAATTGGATGGGAACACGCCCGGCACGGAGTTTGATCAAGTCGTGGTCACCGGTACCGTCGAACTCGGCGAGGCTGACCTGTTGATCGATCGGGATGCCGGGTTCATGCCGAATCCCGGCGATGAATTTATCATCATCGACAATGATGGCACCGTCGACCCCGTGATGGGCACGTTTTCACAATCAATTATCCGTGTCGATGGCACGAACTACGCCGTCATCTATGACGGCGGCGACGGCAATGATGTCGTGCTGCGTGTCCTGGCGACTCCCGCGACCAATCTGGAAGTCGACAACCTCGACGATGAGGTCGATGGTGACTTCTCCGACGGCGAGCTAACGCTCCGTGAGGCGATTCTGCTCGCGAATCTCGAAGCCGACCTGAACACAATCACCTTCGATCCAAACCTGTTCACCGGCGGACAGCAAGACATCGACATGCAACCGCAACCGACCGGCAACTTCCGGATGGAGATTCTTGAGGATGTCGACATCGTCGGCCCCGGTGCCGACCTTCTCACCATCGATGCCGACTTTCTCTCGCAGATCTTTTTCATCAATTCGGCGACTGTCAGCATCTCCGACGTGACCCTTGAAGACGGCTCCGCCAACGGTTTGGACGACGGCTTCTTCATCGAAGATCCCGGCCCGCCGTTCCCGGTCCTGCTCAGTAATGCCGAACGCGGTGGAGCGATCTTTAACCAAGAAGGCGACTTGACGCTCATAAACGTCGTCGCCGTCGATAACGAAGCTATCGACAGTGGCGGAGCGATTTACAATCTGGGTACGCTGACAGTCATCGATTCCGAATTTCGCACCAATCTCAGCGGTGATGACGGCGGCGCGATCTACAATGCAACGACCTTCAACGTCACCGCGACACTCAACGTCAGCGGCACCCTGTTCGTTGCCAATGACGCATCCAGTGATGACGGCGGAGGGATTCACAACTCCGGAGGTGATATCACGGTCGACACCTCCAGCTTCATCGATAACTTCGCCAACTTTGCCGGTGGTGGTCTCTCGACTGTAGGCGGTTCGGCGTTCGTTTCCAATTCGACTTTCGGCGGCAACCGGGCGTTTGTGATCGGCGGAGCAATCGCTCACGATGACAGCGATTTGGTATTGGTCAACGTCACGATCTCCAGCAACCAAGCCAGCGCAGATGGTGGCGGTGTGTTTCACAACGATGGTGATCTCACGATCGTCAACAGCACGATCTACGGCAACCGAGCCGACGATGACGGCGATGGCGGCGGAAACGAAACCGGCGGCGGAATTTGGACGTTCGACGACGCCTCGACGAACACGACACTGGTCAATTCGATCGTCGTTGGCAACATGGTCGGGGCGGTCGGTTCCGGGATGCCGGACGATATCAATGAGAAGGATCTCGAAGCCAGCAGTGCCAATAACATCATTGGCGATGCGGCTACCAGCGGCGGATTGTTGGACGGCATTGACGGCAACATCGTCGGCGTGAATGCCATCGATGTGATCGACACCAACCTGCAAAACAACGGTGGACCGACCTCGACGCACGCTTTGTTCCTCGGTAGCCCCGCAATCGATGCCGGTGACACCGACCGAGCCACCGATGACGGCACCAATCTGGGAACGGCCCTGGTCTTCGATCAACGCGGAATGGGATTCGATCGCGAGATCGGCAATGCTGTCGACATCGGTGCCGTCGAGTTGCAAACCTTCGCCGAAGTCACGATTGCTGATGCATCCGTGAGCGAAGGCGACACCGGTACGACAACGATCACCTTCACGTTGACCCGCTCGGCCAACACGGTCGGTACGACCAGCGTTGACTTTGCCATCACCAACGACACGACCGAGACCGACGACTTCAACGGCGGCACGCTTCCCAGCGGCACGGTCACCTTCGCCGACGGTGAAATCACGACAACAATCACTGTGCTGATCGCGGGTGAGACAACCGTCGAAAGCGACGAAACTTTCCTTGTCACGCTTTCGAATCCCACGCTCGGTTCGACGATCACGGACGACATGGCCACCGGCACGATCACCAATGACGATGCGGCCACCCTTTCGATCGACGATGTCAGCCAAGACGAAAACGCTGGCACGATGACTTTCACCGTCTCGCTCTCGCGAGAAGTTGATACCGATGTGACCGTCGACTTCGCCACTGCGACCGACACCGCCGATGCCAGCGACTTCACCGGCAACACCGGCACCGCGACGATCACCGCTGGGACAACATCGACGACGATCACGGTTGACATCTCCGCCGACGACATCGTCGAACTCGACGAGCAATTCTTGGTCAACCTCACGAGTCTCGCTGCGGGCGGACGCAATGTCACCATCGCCGATGCCCAGGGAATCGGCACGATTCAAAACGATGACGCGGCCGAGTTGAGTATCGACGATGTCAGCCAAGACGAAAACGCTGGGACGATGACCTTCACCGTCTCGCTCTCGCAGGAAGTCGATACCGGTGTGACCGTTGACTTCGCCACTGCGACCGACACCGCCGATGCCAGCGACTTCACCGGCAACACCGGCACCGCGACAATCGCCGCCGGGATGACATCGACCACGATCACCGTCGACATTTTCGCCGACGACATCGTGGAACTCGACGAGCAATTCTTGGTCAATCTCTCCAATCTGCAAGCAAGCGGACGCAGTGTGACGCTCACCGATGATCAAAGCGTCGGTACGATCATCAATGACGATGCGGCCACGGTTTTGATCGACGACGTCAGCCAAGACGAAGACGCCGGAACGATGACCTTCACTGTCTCGCTCTCGCAAGAAGTCGATACGGATCTCAGCATCGAGTTTGCAACCACGGCCAATACGGCCGAAACCGACGATTTCATCGACACCTCCGGAACGCTCACCATCACCACCGGCAATACATCCGCGACCGTGACCGTCGATGTAAACGCTGACGACATCGTGGAACTCGATGAGCAATTCCTCGTCGATCTCTCCAATCTCGCTGCAGGCGGACGTGCGGTGACGTTGGCCGATTCTCAAGCCCTCGGCACAATCAAAAACGACGACGCGACGAGTCTCTCGATTGGTGATGTCGCCGTCCTCGAACGCACCGCCGAATCCCAATTCGTGTCCTTCATCGTTACGCTCGATAATGAAGTCGACACGTCTGTGACCGTCGACTTCGCCACCGCCGACGGTACGGCAACCATTGCCAACAACGACTACACCGCCACCAGCGGCATGCTCGATTTCACGGGAATGGCCGGCGAAACCCGTACGCTCTCCGTCGAAGTTTTCGGCGACATCAACTTCGAGGACGACGAGATGTTCCTCGTCAATCTCTCGAACGTGCAGGCTTCCGGACGCAATGTGATACTCGCGGATGATTCCGCAACCGGCACGATCACTAACGACGATCTAATCGCCGATCTGGCGATGTTCGACGATCAGCCCGTCATGCCGGATTTGATCAACGGCGATTTCGAGGTCGTCGTCAGCGGGAACTTCGATGACATGCCGACGGCTCGCGAGGTGCGGGAGGATTTGTTCTTCTGGAACCCGACCACCGGAGCCAACCGGATCATCTTTTCAGACGGCACCCTGCAAGATAGCCCCATCGCTCCGACGGCGATCAACGGTGGCGATTTCACTGATGTGCTCATGGGCGACTTCGACGAAAACGGATCGAGCAATCTGTTTTTCTGGAACCCGGCGACCGGTCAAAACCGGCTCGTTCACATCACTGGCAATACGGGAAGCGTCGGCACAAGTTTCGAGACGAACGTTGTTGCTTCGACGGTGATCAACGGTAACGACTTCCCGGCGGCAGTCGTGGGCAACTTCGATGGAGCCGGTCCCGACGACATTTTCTTCTGGAACCCAACCAGTGGCCGAAACCGAATAGTGCACTTCGAAACCGTCGCCGCCGGTAGCAATACCGATCTGAACAACTTTCAGACCAACGTCGTCGACACCACCGCCATCAACGGGAACGATTTTCAAGAAGTCCACGTCGGTCAATTAATCGACGGCGGCTTGGATGAACTGCTCTTCCTCAATCTGAACACCGGAGCCAACCGCCGCGTCGAATTCTCCGCCGTCATGCCTGGCGTGGAAAGTGAAGTCGAGAGCCTCGAGACCGGCAGCATGGGTTCGCAGATTGGTTTCAACGGCTTTGAAGACCGTCTCGTGCAAATCGTCGACCTCAACGGTGACGGTTTGGACGACGTCTTCCTTTGGAACCCCACCACCGGAGCCAACCGGACTGCTCTGACCGACATCCGTGATCAGGCCTCACCGCACTTCGTCGACGATGTCGTCACTCCCACTCTCATCAACGGCAACAGCTTTTCACGACTCGCACGCCTCGTGGACTCGGCCTTCACGCCCGGCGAAGGCGAAGACCTCTATTTCTGGGACCCCATCACCGGAGCCAATCGCACCATCACAAATTAGCCCGGATCTTCAGTGCATCGTGAAAGGAATGTCGTTTCTCGTGAGTGCGAATCCCACCCGACCGGTTGGTCGCTCCAGGCGGTAGCACTTGGGGCGGTTTGAAAGGGGTGACGACTTGGACTGAAACATGTCAAGAGGAAACTACTTTTGAAGAGTCAGCGAACCGGAAGACCAAGTCCGCGACCAATTTGTCATCGCCCCGAACAAGGGAACGCATCTTTCGGTTCGCCAGCGACATTGTGGCTAGAAAGATGGGGAAGGATGCGCCACCTGCTCACCTTTACGATCTGGTGGCGGATGTGAATTCGACGAAGAACCTTCACAAACAGACGTCCCGAAGTGGTCAAGGAACTGAGTGCGTTGCTCGCGGGCTATCAGCCCAAGCCGACTCCCAAGACGGTAACGCCGTGTGGCAAAAGCAACCCCGCAAAGAAGATTCCAGCGCCCCGCAGCGAGCGTAGTGTGTCCGTCGATTTTAAAACCGGGACGCTGGAACCGTGGAAGATCGTCGAAGGTAAGTTCGGCCATATCATTGGCAGCCGCGACCGGTTCTTTCACAATAACCGGGAGTACAACAAACAGGAAACGCATTACCTGACGACACTGGAAGCGTCTTCGGACGCAGAAAAGGGAAGGGTGGCCGGGATCATATCACGGCAGACAATTTTCAGTCTGATGCGGAAGTTCTGGACGATTACCCAGACTAGACGGAGGCTCCTCCCGAAGTCCACCGGTCCAAAATGAAAAGCTCAATTTCTCCCAGGTCAAAGCGATGACACAACTGGCAACCACGATCGTGCTGCTGACAAGCCTCCTCACTGCCAATGCGATGGCGGTGAATCGTCCCAACGTCATTCTCGTCATGACTGACGATCAGGGCTACGGCGATCTGTCCTGTCATGGGAATCCGGTTCTCAAGACACCCAACCTGGATCGGCTCTACGCTGAGTCCGTGCGGCTGACGGACTTCCACGTGAGTCCGTTCTGCACACCAACACGGGCCGCACTCATGACGGGAAATCATCCGGGGTCCACGGGTGCTTATCGAACCAGTTCCGGCCGGACCATGATGCATCCCGATGAAAAAACGGTGGGCCACCTCTTTGCGGAAGCCGGTTATGCGACGGGGATGGTCGGGAAGTGGCACCTGGGCGATAACGCGCCGCACCGGCCGCAGGACCGGGGATTCCAAGATGCTCTCTGGCATCGTTGTGGTGGGATCGGGCAGGCATCGGACTATTGGGGGAACGATTACTTCGACGACACCTACGAACGCGCGACAGTCGACAACAAACAGGGAACCTTTGAGAAATTCGAGGGCTATTGCACGGACGTGTGGTTCAGGGAAGGTCTTCGCTTCGTTGAGAAGAACCGCGACAAACCATTCTTTCTTTACATCGCACCGAACGCTCCACACGGCCCGTACTATGTGGCACCGGAATGGGCGAAGCCTTATCAGGGCAACGAACAGGTCGCCAACGCCAACTTCTATGGGATGGTGGCCAATATCGATCACAACATGGGAGTCCTGCGGCGACGTCTGAAGGAACTCGGGCTGGCCGACAATACAATCCTGATCTTCATGACGGATAACGGAACGGCAGCCGGTGCGAAGTTCCAGGGTCTGGATTCTGAAGCTGTCACGGGTTTCAACGCGGGAATGCGTGGCAAAAAGTCGTCAATCTACGACGGTGGCCACCGCGTTCCATTCTTCATTCACTGGCCGAAAGGTGGACTGACCGGCGGGCGAGATATCGACACGCTGGCCGCACACATTGACGTGCTGCCGACCCTGGCAGAATTGTGCGGAATCGCGGTTCCGAAAGAGTATGAGCCGGATGGAATCTCGCTCAAGCCGTTATTGGATGGCTCTGACGAACCGTGGCCCCGCAAGCATCATGTCGTGCAGTTCCATGGCGCCGCCGGCGGCAACGCGTTACCTGCCCAACCCTTTGCCCATTCGGTTGTGCTCACCGAACGCTGGCGTCTGGTGAATCATGGCGACGAATTCCTCTACGACATCGAAGCCGACCCGGCCCAGCGCAAGGATGTCTCTGAAGAACACCCCGAGGTCGTGCAGCAATTGCGTGAAGCCTACCAGCCATTTTGGAACAAGGTGTCTCCTCGCATGACGCCGGTTCGCATCGATCTGGGCAATCCGGATCAGAATCCCACTGAACTGTGTTCTCAGGACTGGTACATGCAGAAGGGAAACCCGCCCTGGTGGTTCGGATCGATCAGGAAGTTACCTAAGGTGACTGCTCCGTGGATGGTCAATGTCAGGCGGGCTGGTCGCTATCGCTTCACGTTGCGGCAGTGGCCGTCGGCCGCCGAAAAACCGCTGGTCGCCGTGCGAGCCAAAGTGGTAATTGCCGGACAGGAAAAAGAGATGAAGGTTCCCGCCGGTTGCAAGGCGGTCAGGATGGAACTGAATCTTCCGGCGGGCCCGACCGAATTGTGGACTTATCTCGTCAACGATCGTGGCCAAACTGGCGGCGCTTACTTTACGGACGTTGAACTCGTGCCGGATGACGAGTCGCCCCTGGAAACTGAGGCGATTCCGCTGCGTGCGGCTGTCGAGAGAGCAACTCCTTCCAAACCAACCGTCTACGGTATCGGAACGGATGCATCCATCACGTTCAATGCGGAGTTGGATACACTCAAAAACCCAAGCCGCATCAGGAAGTGGGCGAACGACAAACTGAAGTTGAAGGACGGAAGCAACCTCTCCGGTATCGACTTTCCGGCCCTCGGAATCACGTCGTGGAGTGCTGATTCCTTCGGAAACGCCGCGAAGACGATCTGGGACGAGGCGAAGCTGAACGAATTGACGTTGAACTTCACCGGGCACAACTTCGGCTACAATGACTCCATGAGGAAAGCGAACTTTTCCGCTTCGACCATCAACACGACCGGGAATCAAGCCTTCCTCTTTACCGACCTCACGGGAGCCGATTTTTCGGGAGCGGCGCTGAACATCGCGGGTTTCTCCGGACGAATGACCGCTTTCCGCAAAGCCATTCTGACAGGGGCTGATTTCTCCGATGTTACGTGGGGTCTCTCCACTGACGGACTCACCGAAAAGACAGAGTTCTTTTTCAGTGGCGGACCCGGATCGACATCGGCTGCCGACAAACATCGAGCAGTCACATTCGAAAACGCAGATCTGAGCCGCATTACCGGCCCTGCCAAGGTTGCCATGATCAAGAATCTCGGCCGATTCGACGGCAATACAGCAATCGGTGCGAAGTATGATCAGGCGATGTTAAAACGGTCCGGCTGGACCGCCGCCGAACTTGAAGCCGCCGGTTGGCAGAAGGTGAAATGACATCTGATGGATGCCGCAGATGAAACATGGATCGAACACGGATAAGGAATGAGCTTTGAATTCCGTGTTCGATCGCCCTGACCCCCGTACGCACTCCAGACGATCGCCAACTCGTGGATGCAGTCAAGGTCGCCGCTACGCGACGCCGCTTGGTAATCAGCCGTCAGCGTGTTGGGTCATTCAAGTTTTGTTGCAGTGACGAGTTGACGATGTGTT is a window of Thalassoroseus pseudoceratinae DNA encoding:
- a CDS encoding Calx-beta domain-containing protein, producing MLLFHWLEQLAVRFHSFTLRSRAKHLRRHSRIRRPLDVATERLEDRTLLTTLVEINSGTLTITDDAGGNSNDDLTISHSGGTYTIVDNGGLTIDVSSIFGATGSGTSTVTVPDAGVTGIEFALLGGNDTVAVTSVQTGLTGGLTVNGGDGDNTLTFTGVTVEGNVNIITEDGVDDVLLDGLTVTGNLSVSLGGGDDTLFINHDAATSLYSGIADLDLGDDNDSMRIDSAIGGEVTFESDLTIDLGEGDQTLNLFNERFVVEGNFTLRAGSGNNITPLANSIRPSVVGDVSFLFGDGDNRINYAGSVGGRLIYRAGNGNNDIVLTETIASGGQTEYVVDIRTGSGDDTFTLAGTTGAVISGCVLLDGGTNVFDQSNWTLDSDWTLVTSGPANMPEISLAGDTLVVEDAVASDSSLSIQSDTTNSQFVIHDPNNMLCTIVPGSTGSGTNTVTIPFGAITNILINTLDGDDELTVDLSLGNFAVPIEYNGGTQSTAAGDTLNITGGTVTTAVFNYTNANDGDISLDGNTITYTGLEPIDSSVNADNLIFTFNGGNEVIDVTNSGTAGRTTINSNLGEMTTFDNPGESLTINAGSGDDGINVLSFGSGYDAALTINGGGEDDTVNVNTSLTLGSAAPGNTGNLTINASEITVGLSAAINTAAATANGQPGNVTFNASDNIALFFNTSITTDDGTINFDAAGGPGASSAIDINGDLTTTGTGDITLSANSSGTAAGDFIGVNINNTQVSATGSGSVMISGQGGDASTDEQIGVLVRSGGGISSGSGSITIDGQGGGSGSGNRNYGFRLHQVGSMLTTTGGSVSITGEGGSTTGSNNKGILIDVLTSIGVGGTGALELIGTGGSGTHQNAGVEMLADSVVTVADGNLDITGIGNNAPDVIFDDGSTASTAGDVTVTGNGTEFIATAAGVASMTHIAGNIVTLNGVVAPGGSPGQLLVTGAFTLSATDTLEVELDGNTPGTEFDQVVVTGTVELGEADLLIDRDAGFMPNPGDEFIIIDNDGTVDPVMGTFSQSIIRVDGTNYAVIYDGGDGNDVVLRVLATPATNLEVDNLDDEVDGDFSDGELTLREAILLANLEADLNTITFDPNLFTGGQQDIDMQPQPTGNFRMEILEDVDIVGPGADLLTIDADFLSQIFFINSATVSISDVTLEDGSANGLDDGFFIEDPGPPFPVLLSNAERGGAIFNQEGDLTLINVVAVDNEAIDSGGAIYNLGTLTVIDSEFRTNLSGDDGGAIYNATTFNVTATLNVSGTLFVANDASSDDGGGIHNSGGDITVDTSSFIDNFANFAGGGLSTVGGSAFVSNSTFGGNRAFVIGGAIAHDDSDLVLVNVTISSNQASADGGGVFHNDGDLTIVNSTIYGNRADDDGDGGGNETGGGIWTFDDASTNTTLVNSIVVGNMVGAVGSGMPDDINEKDLEASSANNIIGDAATSGGLLDGIDGNIVGVNAIDVIDTNLQNNGGPTSTHALFLGSPAIDAGDTDRATDDGTNLGTALVFDQRGMGFDREIGNAVDIGAVELQTFAEVTIADASVSEGDTGTTTITFTLTRSANTVGTTSVDFAITNDTTETDDFNGGTLPSGTVTFADGEITTTITVLIAGETTVESDETFLVTLSNPTLGSTITDDMATGTITNDDAATLSIDDVSQDENAGTMTFTVSLSREVDTDVTVDFATATDTADASDFTGNTGTATITAGTTSTTITVDISADDIVELDEQFLVNLTSLAAGGRNVTIADAQGIGTIQNDDAAELSIDDVSQDENAGTMTFTVSLSQEVDTGVTVDFATATDTADASDFTGNTGTATIAAGMTSTTITVDIFADDIVELDEQFLVNLSNLQASGRSVTLTDDQSVGTIINDDAATVLIDDVSQDEDAGTMTFTVSLSQEVDTDLSIEFATTANTAETDDFIDTSGTLTITTGNTSATVTVDVNADDIVELDEQFLVDLSNLAAGGRAVTLADSQALGTIKNDDATSLSIGDVAVLERTAESQFVSFIVTLDNEVDTSVTVDFATADGTATIANNDYTATSGMLDFTGMAGETRTLSVEVFGDINFEDDEMFLVNLSNVQASGRNVILADDSATGTITNDDLIADLAMFDDQPVMPDLINGDFEVVVSGNFDDMPTAREVREDLFFWNPTTGANRIIFSDGTLQDSPIAPTAINGGDFTDVLMGDFDENGSSNLFFWNPATGQNRLVHITGNTGSVGTSFETNVVASTVINGNDFPAAVVGNFDGAGPDDIFFWNPTSGRNRIVHFETVAAGSNTDLNNFQTNVVDTTAINGNDFQEVHVGQLIDGGLDELLFLNLNTGANRRVEFSAVMPGVESEVESLETGSMGSQIGFNGFEDRLVQIVDLNGDGLDDVFLWNPTTGANRTALTDIRDQASPHFVDDVVTPTLINGNSFSRLARLVDSAFTPGEGEDLYFWDPITGANRTITN
- a CDS encoding sulfatase-like hydrolase/transferase: MTQLATTIVLLTSLLTANAMAVNRPNVILVMTDDQGYGDLSCHGNPVLKTPNLDRLYAESVRLTDFHVSPFCTPTRAALMTGNHPGSTGAYRTSSGRTMMHPDEKTVGHLFAEAGYATGMVGKWHLGDNAPHRPQDRGFQDALWHRCGGIGQASDYWGNDYFDDTYERATVDNKQGTFEKFEGYCTDVWFREGLRFVEKNRDKPFFLYIAPNAPHGPYYVAPEWAKPYQGNEQVANANFYGMVANIDHNMGVLRRRLKELGLADNTILIFMTDNGTAAGAKFQGLDSEAVTGFNAGMRGKKSSIYDGGHRVPFFIHWPKGGLTGGRDIDTLAAHIDVLPTLAELCGIAVPKEYEPDGISLKPLLDGSDEPWPRKHHVVQFHGAAGGNALPAQPFAHSVVLTERWRLVNHGDEFLYDIEADPAQRKDVSEEHPEVVQQLREAYQPFWNKVSPRMTPVRIDLGNPDQNPTELCSQDWYMQKGNPPWWFGSIRKLPKVTAPWMVNVRRAGRYRFTLRQWPSAAEKPLVAVRAKVVIAGQEKEMKVPAGCKAVRMELNLPAGPTELWTYLVNDRGQTGGAYFTDVELVPDDESPLETEAIPLRAAVERATPSKPTVYGIGTDASITFNAELDTLKNPSRIRKWANDKLKLKDGSNLSGIDFPALGITSWSADSFGNAAKTIWDEAKLNELTLNFTGHNFGYNDSMRKANFSASTINTTGNQAFLFTDLTGADFSGAALNIAGFSGRMTAFRKAILTGADFSDVTWGLSTDGLTEKTEFFFSGGPGSTSAADKHRAVTFENADLSRITGPAKVAMIKNLGRFDGNTAIGAKYDQAMLKRSGWTAAELEAAGWQKVK